DNA sequence from the Gordonia polyisoprenivorans genome:
TGCGTGGTCGGGCCATCGATCTCCTGCTCGCGGTGTCGGGGCGACCGGTCGTCGACGGGGTTCTCACCGGACCGGGCGCCGCACGGCTCCGGACGCACGCTGTCGCCCACTGAATCACGTTCGGACGTCAGCGAAGATCGGCCCCATCGGGCAGACCCGACATCATCGATGTACGGAATGTCCGAATATTCCTGTTCTGCAGAATCTTTCGGCGAACTTGTAACCCACTTCACACCGATCTGACGAGCGATCTGACGGGTACTTCGCTTAGAGTAACTAAGTAATTAGTTACCCAAGGTCAACTATCAATCCGTTCGGTGGTGAGTCATGGACGAGATGTCCGGCGCAGCGTCCGTCGCGACCCTCAGCGACGCGGCCGCGATCCATCGCGACCTCATCCGGATCGGACGGGCCATCCGCGCCCGGTCCGACGCCGGGCCGTTGTCGCCGGGTCAGCTGTCGGCGTTGTGGACGATCGCGCAAAACGCCCCGATCCGCGCCACCGAACTCGCCACGCGGGAGTCGGTGGCCGGCCCGACCATGTCGCGGGTCGTCGCGTGCCTCGAGCAATCCGGCATGGTCACCCGCACCACCGATCCGCACGACGGCCGCGTCAGTCTTCTGACCCCTACCGCCACCGGCTACCAATACATGCGCGGTGCCACCTCGCGGAAGTCGGACCTGTTCGAGGAGGCACTCGACCGCCTCGAACCCGCCGACCGCGTCGCGGT
Encoded proteins:
- a CDS encoding MarR family winged helix-turn-helix transcriptional regulator, with the translated sequence MDEMSGAASVATLSDAAAIHRDLIRIGRAIRARSDAGPLSPGQLSALWTIAQNAPIRATELATRESVAGPTMSRVVACLEQSGMVTRTTDPHDGRVSLLTPTATGYQYMRGATSRKSDLFEEALDRLEPADRVAVTRSMRLLADTVCELDHPSTAPHTAEEGA